In the genome of Raphanus sativus cultivar WK10039 chromosome 9, ASM80110v3, whole genome shotgun sequence, the window AAACGAGAACCACGACGGAGCAAGATAGAGATGAAGGATTGAAGCTTGAAGCGATAAGGTTTAGCAAATGAATCTTGCGAAGATCCAGTGATGGAAGAGTACGCCGTGTGAATCTTGCAACGACTCGACGCAAACAGAAGTGAAAGGTGAAGCACGGTCATAAAAGAGATAAGTTTGACGGCGACGATCTCGAAATTAGGATTACGACGGagtaaaaaaacaattagaaaCAATGAACAATAGGTTATAGGATGAGTAATTGTAACCATAGGAATAGAACatccattttaaaaaaacaggTCATCAAAAAAATCACTTTTTCAGAATTGCAAATTATGCACTTATTCTTGTATAGGAGTGCTAATTTCTCTAATTTGTATCGATAATATTcacaaacattttaaatttaaaagaagaaaaaaaaagaatcgaaatgaaattcaaaatttcatGTAAAAGCTAAAAGTCCAGCGATTGGCCGCGTGTCCACATTTTCAAAGTTCTGGACTTCTCTCGCTTTCGAGATCATCGAAACAAAGAATTATTGGGAGAAGCTAAATGGGTTGGATCCCGTGTTCTGGGAAGAGTTCAAAGAGAAGGAGGAAGATTGACGAAAAGCTCAGACAGAACTTGCTCTGTCTCTACTTCAGGTGGTATTGCTCTGCCTAGAGCGATGCTCAGCTCAGTCACATGTTTTCGATTATGGGTTAAACCCTTCTCTTCTAGGACGAAATTCTAGAAAGTCCTAAGCTTTAGTCATTCCCTCAGCTATCTGATTGCTCTGACCCACACCGCTTGCTAATACTTATCAGGGTTTTTGACTTTTTATGACTTTGATTTCAGTAGCTTTAGACTCTTTCTCTGATCCACTTATCTTTCATCCCCGTTAATTGTTATTACTACATAATAATAGATTATTTTCCAGTGGGATAGTTTTGCTTGAATTGTGGACTTTGATTCTTGACTCACaaaaattcatatttgttgATGTAAAGCATTTGATCGAGACAGCTTGTGTAGTACTCAGCTGTGCGGAGTAatcttatttcttctttttttttatattccttttttttggtAGAGAAATCGTCGGCGAGTGAATCCAAAAGCAAAGGGTCTGATAATATTGTGGCACAAACGTTTACGTTTTCTGAGCTAGCTACTGCCACCAGAAACTTCAGGAAAGAATGCCTTATAGGAGAAGGAGGATTTAGTAGAGTTTATAAAGGATACTTAGCAGGCACTAGCCAGGTTCTCGggttttctttcactttcttaAAGTCTTTTGTAATTAGTGAAAGTTCACCGGCATTGTTTGGTCCATTTGTAGAGAGCGGCTATCAAGCAGCTTGATCATAATGGTTTACAAGGAAACGGGGAGTTCCTCGTTGAGGTTCTCATGTTGAGTAGTCTTCATCACCCAAATCTTGTTAACCTAATTGGTTATTGTGCTGATGGAGACCAAAGGCTTCTCGTCTATGAGTACATGCCTCTAGGGTCACTGGAAGATCGTTTGCACGGTATGCCTTTTGAATACTACATTTTGGATGGTTTAAAAAGTCTATATAAAtttgcctttttttttctccagaCATATCACCTGGTAAACAGCCTCTTGACTGGAACACCAGGATGAAAATAGCTGCAGGTGCTGCAAAAGGCTTGGAGTATCTGCACGACAAAACCATGCCTCCGGTGATCCACCGGGGTTTGAAATGCTCCAATATTTTGCTCGGAGATGACTACTATCCCAAGCTATCTGACTTTGGTTTGGGTAAACTTGGCCTGGTGGGTCACAAGCTTGAACTCAGTCGTTTATACGGATACTGCGCTCCAGAGTATGCAATGACAGGCCAGTTAACACTCAAATCAGACGTTTATAGCTTCGGTGTGGTTCTTTTGGAGATTATAACTGGTAGGAAAGCCATCGACAATTCAAGATCTACTGGAAAGTATACTCTGGTCGCATGGGTATGAAAGCGAATAGAGAAATAAACAACTTTGTCTTCATTATTCTTAAGTGtaataatctattaaaaatgcTATGTTTTCAGGCGAGGCCTTTATTTAAAGACAGGAGAAAATTCTGTCAAATGGCAGATCCAGTGATTCAAGGTAGATACCCTCCAGGAGGATTGCGCCAAGCACTCGCTGGAGCAGCAATGTGTGTGCAAGAGCAACCAAACCTAAGACCTGTCATTGCTGATGTTGTCACTGCACTCAATTACCTCGCCTCCCAGAAGTTTGATCCTATGGCTCAGCCCGTCCAAAGCTCCCTTTTCGCTCCGAGTCCACCTAGATCAGAGAGGGtctgaaaaataaacaaatccCAATAATTGTTAACCCTTAGACCGATCCTGAGCTGTGTTTTGAGGGGGGAATATGTTTCAGTATATGGTATTGAGTAATGGTCTTAAGAGCTGTTTGTAGATAGGAATGTgtaaagaagaaagagaattaCATAGAGTTCGGTTGTAGCCTGTAGGTGATGTTCTTTGACTATGTAGCATTTGTGTTCAGCATATGGTATTTATAGTTCATATGGTATTTATAGTTTTCCAACTCTTTTGATTAGATATTTTTTATCCAGAGATCTAACTGAGTAGATGCTTCTCCAttcataaaatgataaatatgaTATGTGTTCCTccaaaagataaaatattacTAAGTATCTACCTTTAAAACCCCTTGAAAACAGAAAGTTTGGTTTATCTATTAATCACCAGAACTGCTTAgccaaaaaaaatgtattaaaatcatgtaaatCCTTAAAGCTCAatcatcctcttcttcatgaATGCAATCTTTGTCCCAAGAATACATTGGATACATATAACTaaactaaaattcaaaattatatattgtaagcaaataataaaatcttaaaaattaacaaatatttattttaaatatagtttaatttttaaattttttatttatgtaatagtGTAAAAAAACACGTAGTAAtcattgataaaaataaatatttaatgttttaaaaatattggtcTGAATCATGATatccaaatttaaaaattaaaatatccgGATTCAGATCTAATTTTTACGGATCCGAGATTTTACTATCCGGTCACTACAGATATTCTTTATTGGAACGGATTCGGAGCGCATTTTAGATCGAATCCGGATCTCGGAGAATAAGTCCAAACTCTATAAAAATACCATCAATGATATTGCTCTAATACTGCAATTCTCcaaattattgttttctttgtcAACTTGCAGTTTTTCACGTTTTAGTTTTCGTTGTCAAGTTAGATTTTACTTCTTCATCGGCGGCTTTGTTTTGGTGGTACCAACTTGCAACTATATCTATTATTAAGAGACATGACATACATATAAAACTTAAAGTTCCATAAGTTACTCATTCTCAGTGGATAATTATTGGAAATGCAGAGATTAACAA includes:
- the LOC108828218 gene encoding LOW QUALITY PROTEIN: probable serine/threonine-protein kinase PBL7 (The sequence of the model RefSeq protein was modified relative to this genomic sequence to represent the inferred CDS: deleted 1 base in 1 codon); this encodes MGWIPCSGKSSKRRRKIDEKLDRTCSVSTSEKSSASESKSKGSDNIVAQTFTFSELATATRNFRKECLIGEGGFSRVYKGYLAGTSQRAAIKQLDHNGLQGNGEFLVEVLMLSSLHHPNLVNLIGYCADGDQRLLVYEYMPLGSLEDRLHDISPGKQPLDWNTRMKIAAGAAKGLEYLHDKTMPPVIHRGLKCSNILLGDDYYPKLSDFGLGKLGLVGHKLELSRLYGYCAPEYAMTGQLTLKSDVYSFGVVLLEIITGRKAIDNSRSTGKYTLVAWARPLFKDRRKFCQMADPVIQGRYPPGGLRQALAGAAMCVQEQPNLRPVIADVVTALNYLASQKFDPMAQPVQSSLFAPSPPRSERV